In Epinephelus fuscoguttatus linkage group LG15, E.fuscoguttatus.final_Chr_v1, a genomic segment contains:
- the LOC125902557 gene encoding crystallin J1A-like produces the protein MAAALADRAIGAIIGSAVADAAAQPLHWVYDLQKLKGILAKDPNPEFHSESANPFYRRQTGQQSCYGDQAFVLLESLSECGGLNVDDLKQRTLKFFGPGSEYATPVNDPYREKGGPRPQLPIEGPWRHASLKGFLKNMDAGKEETGCENDCQIDGVAKLAPIVAFYAGKPDMLEKVEQAVRVTQNNDACVAETLAAARFLEHFILNGPDPKALDTVVDQLSDPNRKQPQDLDKAVTGHLRQVKENLSKTPQELIPAVFPNTUGLPGAFQAALHGVLTAKHYEQAIRDTMSCGGCTCSRGSFIGACLGAQIGLEGIPASWTSKTLRYESVLEHAKKITKHHQY, from the exons ATGGCTGCAGCTCTGGCTGACAGAGCAATAGGAGCTATCATAGGTTCAGCTGTTGCAGATGCAGCAG CGCAGCCACTCCACTGGGTGTACGACCTCCAGAAGCTGAAAGGGATTCTGGCTAAGGATCCAAACCCTGAGTTCCACTCTGAGTCAGCCAATCCCTTTTACAGGAGGCAGACAGGCCAGCAGAGCTGCTATGGAGACCAGGCCTTTGTCCTCCTGGAGTCCTTGTCTGAATGTGGAG GTCTAAATGTTGACGATCTGAAGCAGCGCACACTGAAATTCTTTGGGCCAGGATCAGAGTATGCTACGCCTGTCAATGATCCTTACAGAGAGAAAGGAG GGCCAAGACCTCAGCTGCCAATCGAGGGACCATGGAGACACGCGAGTTTAAAGGGCTTCCTGAAGAATATGGATGCAGGCAAAGAGGAGACAG GCTGTGAGAACGACTGTCAGATTGATGGAGTAGCCAAATTGGCTCCTATAGTGGCTTTTTATGCAGGAAAGCCTGACATGCTGGAAAAGGTTGAGCAGGCAGTCCGTGTCACTCAGAACAATGACGCATGTGTGGCAGAGACTCTAGCAGCAGCAAG GTTCCTTGAGCATTTCATCCTGAATGGTCCTGACCCAAAAGCCTTGGACACGGTGGTCGATCAGCTCAGTGACCCGAACAGAAAGCAGCCCCAGGATCTGGATAAAGCAGTCACTG GGCACCTTCGTCAGGTGAAGGAGAATTTATCAAAGACTCCTCAGGAGCTAAtccctgctgtgtttccaaatACCTGAG GTTTGCCAGGTGCGTTCCAAGCAGCGCTGCATGGAGTCCTGACAGCCAAGCACTACGAGCAGGCTATCAGAGATACCATGAGCTGTGGGGGATGCACCTGTAGCAGAGGGTCCTTCATCGGAGCCTGTCTTGGGGCTCAG ATTGGACTTGAGGGAATTCCAGCCTCCTGGACGTCCAAAACCCTGCGTTAtgagtcagtgttggagcatgCCAAGAAGATAACCAAACACCACCAATACTAA
- the eif2b5 gene encoding translation initiation factor eIF-2B subunit epsilon, with amino-acid sequence MAGRGGKQSRSGSGLPGRKGGNEQEEEEQPLQAVLVADSFNRRFFPVTKDQPRALLPLGNVAMIDYTLEFLTSTGVQETFVFCCWMASKIKEHLLKSKWCRPTSPNTVHIITSELYRSLGDVLRDVDAKSLVRSDFVLVYGDVVSNIDISQALQEHRHRRKMEKNISVMTMIFKESSPGHRSRCDEDDVIVAMDRKTQRILHYQKTQGLKRLQFPMNIFHSGSDEFEIRHDLLDCHISICSPQVAELFTDNFDYQTRNDFVRGILVNEEILGNQIHMHTTKDGYGVRVSNLLMYDSVSSDLVRRWVYPLTPEANFIDQKGQSCTYSRHNVYRGSGVSLGHGSQMEENVLIGCGTSIGANCYISNSVIGNNCTIDDNVTLDHAYIWNNVHIASKVKISQSVVCDKAEVKEGVTLNKQCVLAYNVVIGPNISLPEGTVVSMHHPDEEEEEDDDEFLSDDAEVGQSKDKTKLKVFNPEEVGAEGKGYIWKANSLDDTEDEELSQCLWGLVLNPDPESESEDSEPDDPDDPVIPSPEMDDVKVFQMEVLGTLQRGLEENISFDNLVLEINSLKYAYNITLKEVMQILTRVVLEYPFQQQGPQLTTSQYVALLLPLLKKWAPVFKNYVKRAQDQLDCLSAFEEHFLDQESHWAAMVKVLMNMYQLEILEEEMILRWFSQGATTDKSRQLRKNQGLQKFIQWLEEAEESSEEEGE; translated from the exons ATGGCCGgtagaggaggaaaacagagtCGTTCTGGCTCTGGCCTTCCAGGTAGAAAAGGTGGAAatgagcaggaggaagaggagcagccGCTGCAGGCCGTTTTAGTCGCTGACAGCTTCAACCGGAGGTTTTTCCCGGTGACCAAAGACCAGCCGAGG GCTTTGCTGCCGCTGGGTAATGTTGCCATGATCGACTACACCCTGGAGTTCCTCACTTCCACTGGGGTGCAGgaaacatttgtcttttgctgctGGATGGCCAGTAAAATCAAGGAGCACTTGTT GAAGTCAAAGTGGTGTCGACCCACCTCTCCAAACACAGTCCACATCATCACCTCAGAGCTGTACCGCTCCCTAGGGGATGTGCTCAGGGATGTTGATGCAAAGTCCCTCGTGCGCTCTGACTTTGTGTTGGTCTATGGAGATGTGGTATCGAATATTGACATCAGTCAGGCACTGCAAGAGCACAG GCATCGTCGAAAGATGGAGAAGAACATCTCAGTGATGACAATGATCTTCAAGGAATCATCACCAGGTCACAGGTCCCgctgtgatgaagatgatgtcaTAGTTGCAATGGACAGGAAGACCCAGCGGATTTTACACTACCAGAAGACACAAGGGCTGAAGAGGCTACAGTTCCCCATG AACATTTTCCACAGTGGAAGTGATGAGTTTGAAATCAGACACGACCTCCTGGACTGTCATATCAGTATCTGCTCCCCACAG GTTGCTGAGCTCTTCACCGACAATTTTGACTACCAGACAAGGAATGACTTTGTCAGAGGGATACTGGTCAATGAAGAG aTTCTGGGCAACCAGATACACATGCATACCACCAAAGATGGTTACGGCGTCCGAGTGTCCAACCTTCTCATGTATGATTCGGTGTCATCGGACCTCGTGCGGCGATGGGTCTACCCACTCACCCCCGAGGCTAACTTTATTGACCAGAAGGGACAGAGCTGTACGTATTCTCGCCACAACGTTTACCGAGGGTCCGGTGTCAGCCTGGGCCACGGCAGCCAGATGGAGGAGAATGTGCTTATCGGCTGTGGCACTAGCATCGGTGCTAACTGTTACATTTCTAACAGTGTCATTGGTAACAATTGCACCATAG ATGACAATGTCACTCTGGACCATGCCTACATCTGGAATAATGTTCACATTGCCAGCAAGGTGAAGATCAGCCAGTCTGTGGTCTGCGACAAGGCTGAGGTTAAAGAAGGTGTGACACTGAATAAACAGTGTGTCCTGGCGTATAAC GTGGTGATTGGACCAAACATCTCTCTACCTGAGGGCACTGTGGTGTCCATGCACCATccagatgaggaggaagaggaggacgatGATGAATTCCTGAGTGACGATGCTGAGGTTGGTCAAAGCAAAGACAAAACCAAATTGAAAG TGTTTAACCCAGAAGAGGTTGGAGCAGAAGGAAAAGGCTACATCTGGAAGGCCAACAGTCTGGATGACACAGAGGATGAAGAGCTGTCGCAGTGTCTCTGGG GTTTGGTGCTGAACCCTGACCCCGAGAGTGAAAGTGAGGACAGCGAGCCCGATGATCCTGATGATCCAGTGATCCCCTCCCCCGAGATGGACGATGTCAAAG TCTTCCAGATGGAGGTGCTTGGGACTCTTCAGAGAGGTTTGGAGGAAAACATCAGCTTTGACAATCTTGTACTCGAAATCAACTCTCTCAA GTATGCCTACAACATCACTCTGAAGGAGGTGATGCAGATTTTAACAAGAGTGGTGCTGGAGTATCCTTTCCAGCAGCAGGGCCCACAGCTTACCACATCACAATATGTCGCTCTGCTCCTACCG TTGCTGAAGAAATGGGCGCCTGTATTTAAGAATTATGTGAAGAGAGCTCAGGACCAACTAGACTGTCTGTCTGCCTTTGAGGAACACTTCCTGGACCAGGAGAGTCATTGGGCTGCTATGGTCAAG GTCCTGATGAATATGTACCAGCTGGAGAtcctggaggaggagatgatACTGCGCTGGTTCTCCCAGGGAGCCACCACCGACAAAAGCAGACAGCTCCGCAAGAATCAGGGG CTTCAGAAGTTCATCCAGTGGTTGGAGGAGGCTGAGGAGTCTTCAGAAGAAGAAGGGGAATAA